In a single window of the Palaemon carinicauda isolate YSFRI2023 chromosome 10, ASM3689809v2, whole genome shotgun sequence genome:
- the LOC137647847 gene encoding tigger transposable element-derived protein 1-like: MGVTRESSTDPTTEEFKASRGWFEKFRIRIGIHLVVRHGEASSSDTKAAKDFVKKFESIMEVECYVEQQVFNLSSGEEFAFEVLALFGQCTRSPPGLEDDIINEYKFIRVLYLPPNTTPILQTMDQQVISNCKTLYIKHLFKQCFNVTQSTKLTLREFWRNHFNIMHCLKIIDQAWEGLTRQTLNSAWKKLWADVVAPKDFEGFGPENEPVLAVEEDVEEIHGSGGG, from the exons ATGGGGGTGACGCGGGAGAGTTCAactgatcctacgacggaggaattcaaggcgtctcgaggttggttcgagaaatttaggataCGGATCGGGATTCATttagttgttcggcatggagaagcttcaagttcggacaccaaggctgctaaagactttgttaaaaagtttgaaagcatcatgGAGGTGGAatgctacgtagagcagcaggttttcaact tatcttcaggagaggaatttgcctttgaagtgcttgctttgtttggacaatgcacccgatcacccccaggactcgaagatgatatcatcaacgAATACAAATTTATCAGAGTGttatatcttccaccgaataccacccctatcctccagaccatggaccagcaagtcatctctaattgtaaGACGCTCTAcatcaagcacttatttaagcagtgctttaatgtcacgcaaagcaccaaattgactttgcgtgaattttggaggaaccattttaatatcatgcactgcttaaagatcatagatcaggcttgggagggattAACTCgtcagacactgaattcagcttggaagaagctttgggcTGATGTTGTTGCTCCcaaagatttcgaaggttttggccccgagaatgaacctgtgcttgccgtcgaggaagacgtcgaagagatccatgggtctggaggtggatga